A stretch of Cicer arietinum cultivar CDC Frontier isolate Library 1 chromosome 5, Cicar.CDCFrontier_v2.0, whole genome shotgun sequence DNA encodes these proteins:
- the LOC101499794 gene encoding EH domain-containing protein 1-like isoform X2: MSHLSRQELKQVWAIADSKREGYLGFKEFVISMQLVSLGQSGHSITHDLLTTDILQNIKPPQMEGLDALVAKKKRKQKDKDVNASPSPLPSPSSNWFSAKSTKKVPASSVTSIIDGLKRLYIQKLKPLEVAYRYNDFVSPLLNNSDFDAKPMVMLLGQYSTGKTTFIKHMLQSSYPGAHIGPEPTTDRFVVVMSGPDERSIPGNTVAVQADMPFGGLTTFGTAFLSKFECSQMPHPLLEHITFVDSPGVLSGEKQRSQRSYDFTGVTSWFAAKSDLILLLFDPHKLDISDEFKRVISSLRGHDDKIRVVLNKSDQVDTQQLMRIYGALMWSLGKVLNIPEVMRVYIGSFNDKPVNDRANGLLGNELFEREQDDLLSDLKDIPKKACDRKINEFVKRARAAKIHAYIISHLKKQMPTMMGKAKAQQKLIDNLEGEFAKVQREYHLPPGDFPNVDHFKEVLSGYNIDKFEKLKPKAIQAVDDMLAHDIPNLLKSFRNPYG; encoded by the exons ATGTCGCACTTGTCTCGCCAAGAGCTTAAGCAG GTGTGGGCTATTGCAGATTCAAAGCGAGAAGGATATCTCGGTTTCAAAGAATTTGTCATTTCTATGCAG CTTGTTTCTTTAGGACAATCTGGCCACTCAATAACACATGATCTTCTCACTACTGATA TTTTGCAAAATATAAAACCACCTCAAATGGAAGGTTTGGATGCATTAGTTGCA AAGAAAAAGcgaaaacaaaaagataaagaTGTAAATG CTAGTCCTAGTCCTCTGCCATCGCCTTCGAGTAATTGGTTTTCTGCAAAGTCAACGAAAAAG GTACCGGCTTCCTCAGTGACATCAATTATTGACGGTTTGAAGAGACTTTACATACAGAAGTTGAAGCCTTTAGAAGTTGCTTACCGATACAACGATTTCGTATCTCCTTTATTG AATAATAGTGATTTTGATGCCAAACCTATGGTTATGCTTTTGGGTCAGTACTCAACAGGGAAAACAACTTTTATTAAACATATGCTTCAAAGTAGTTATCCAG GCGCTCATATTGGACCTGAACCAACAACTGATAGGTTTGTTGTTGTCATG TCTGGACCGGATGAAAGAAGTATTCCTGGTAATACTGTTGCTGTACAAGCTGACATGCCATTTGGTGGTCTTACAACTTTTGGCACAGCTTTTTTGTCCAAATTTGAGTGTTCTCAAATGCCTCATCCT CTACTGGAGCACATTACATTTGTGGACAGTCCCGGAGTTCTATCAGGAGAAAAGCAACGATCACAAAGATCATATGATTTCACCGGTGTAACATCTTGGTTTGCTGCTAAATCTGATTTAATACTCCTTCTGTTTGATCCTCACAAACTTGATATCAGCGATGAGTTCAAACGTGTGATATCGTCTCTACGAGGGCATGATGATAAAATTCGGGTGGTTTTGAACAAGTCAGACCAAGTTGATACTCAACAA TTAATGAGAATTTATGGTGCATTAATGTGGTCCCTTGGGAAGGTGCTCAATATTCCAGAAGTCATGCGAGTGTATATAGG CTCCTTCAATGACAAGCCTGTAAACGATAGAGCCAATGGTCTACTTGGCAATGAACTCTTTGAAAGAGAACAGGATGACCTTCTTTCAGATTTAAAAGATATACCAAAGAAGGCTTGTGATCGTAAA ATCAATGAATTCGTAAAACGAGCTCGAGCCGCAAAGATACATGCATATATTATCAGTCATCTAAAAAAGCAGATGCCTACCATGATGGGGAAAGCTAAAGCTCAACAAAAACTCATTGATAACTTGGAGGGTGAATTTGCAAAG GTACAAAGGGAGTACCATCTACCTCCTGGTGACTTTCCAAATGTTGATCATTTCAAAGAGGTCTTGAGTGGTTATAACATCGACAAGTTCGAGAAATTGAAACCGAAAGCGATACAAGCTGTGGATGACATGCTTGCTCATGATATTCCTAACCTCTTAAAGTCTTTTAGAAATCCATATGGTTAA
- the LOC101499794 gene encoding EH domain-containing protein 1-like isoform X1, with amino-acid sequence MEIDSIAFDSCSKENLTLYQEWFNYADSDGDGRFTGNEATKFFAMSHLSRQELKQVWAIADSKREGYLGFKEFVISMQLVSLGQSGHSITHDLLTTDILQNIKPPQMEGLDALVAKKKRKQKDKDVNASPSPLPSPSSNWFSAKSTKKVPASSVTSIIDGLKRLYIQKLKPLEVAYRYNDFVSPLLNNSDFDAKPMVMLLGQYSTGKTTFIKHMLQSSYPGAHIGPEPTTDRFVVVMSGPDERSIPGNTVAVQADMPFGGLTTFGTAFLSKFECSQMPHPLLEHITFVDSPGVLSGEKQRSQRSYDFTGVTSWFAAKSDLILLLFDPHKLDISDEFKRVISSLRGHDDKIRVVLNKSDQVDTQQLMRIYGALMWSLGKVLNIPEVMRVYIGSFNDKPVNDRANGLLGNELFEREQDDLLSDLKDIPKKACDRKINEFVKRARAAKIHAYIISHLKKQMPTMMGKAKAQQKLIDNLEGEFAKVQREYHLPPGDFPNVDHFKEVLSGYNIDKFEKLKPKAIQAVDDMLAHDIPNLLKSFRNPYG; translated from the exons ATGGAGATTGATTCAATCGCTTTTGATTCATGCTCGAAAGAGAATTTGACCCTTTATCAAGAGTGGTTCAATTATGCAGATTCAG aTGGTGATGGTCGCTTTACAGGGAATGAAGCCACTAAATTTTTCGCCATGTCGCACTTGTCTCGCCAAGAGCTTAAGCAG GTGTGGGCTATTGCAGATTCAAAGCGAGAAGGATATCTCGGTTTCAAAGAATTTGTCATTTCTATGCAG CTTGTTTCTTTAGGACAATCTGGCCACTCAATAACACATGATCTTCTCACTACTGATA TTTTGCAAAATATAAAACCACCTCAAATGGAAGGTTTGGATGCATTAGTTGCA AAGAAAAAGcgaaaacaaaaagataaagaTGTAAATG CTAGTCCTAGTCCTCTGCCATCGCCTTCGAGTAATTGGTTTTCTGCAAAGTCAACGAAAAAG GTACCGGCTTCCTCAGTGACATCAATTATTGACGGTTTGAAGAGACTTTACATACAGAAGTTGAAGCCTTTAGAAGTTGCTTACCGATACAACGATTTCGTATCTCCTTTATTG AATAATAGTGATTTTGATGCCAAACCTATGGTTATGCTTTTGGGTCAGTACTCAACAGGGAAAACAACTTTTATTAAACATATGCTTCAAAGTAGTTATCCAG GCGCTCATATTGGACCTGAACCAACAACTGATAGGTTTGTTGTTGTCATG TCTGGACCGGATGAAAGAAGTATTCCTGGTAATACTGTTGCTGTACAAGCTGACATGCCATTTGGTGGTCTTACAACTTTTGGCACAGCTTTTTTGTCCAAATTTGAGTGTTCTCAAATGCCTCATCCT CTACTGGAGCACATTACATTTGTGGACAGTCCCGGAGTTCTATCAGGAGAAAAGCAACGATCACAAAGATCATATGATTTCACCGGTGTAACATCTTGGTTTGCTGCTAAATCTGATTTAATACTCCTTCTGTTTGATCCTCACAAACTTGATATCAGCGATGAGTTCAAACGTGTGATATCGTCTCTACGAGGGCATGATGATAAAATTCGGGTGGTTTTGAACAAGTCAGACCAAGTTGATACTCAACAA TTAATGAGAATTTATGGTGCATTAATGTGGTCCCTTGGGAAGGTGCTCAATATTCCAGAAGTCATGCGAGTGTATATAGG CTCCTTCAATGACAAGCCTGTAAACGATAGAGCCAATGGTCTACTTGGCAATGAACTCTTTGAAAGAGAACAGGATGACCTTCTTTCAGATTTAAAAGATATACCAAAGAAGGCTTGTGATCGTAAA ATCAATGAATTCGTAAAACGAGCTCGAGCCGCAAAGATACATGCATATATTATCAGTCATCTAAAAAAGCAGATGCCTACCATGATGGGGAAAGCTAAAGCTCAACAAAAACTCATTGATAACTTGGAGGGTGAATTTGCAAAG GTACAAAGGGAGTACCATCTACCTCCTGGTGACTTTCCAAATGTTGATCATTTCAAAGAGGTCTTGAGTGGTTATAACATCGACAAGTTCGAGAAATTGAAACCGAAAGCGATACAAGCTGTGGATGACATGCTTGCTCATGATATTCCTAACCTCTTAAAGTCTTTTAGAAATCCATATGGTTAA